From one Musa acuminata AAA Group cultivar baxijiao chromosome BXJ2-6, Cavendish_Baxijiao_AAA, whole genome shotgun sequence genomic stretch:
- the LOC135614663 gene encoding chalcone synthase 2-like, which yields MADLQEIRRSQRAEGPAAVLAIGTATPANVLYQADYPDYYFRITKSDHLTELKEKFKRMCDKSMIRKRYMHLNEEILKENPNVCAYMAPSLDARQDIVVVEIPKLGKEAAVKAIKEWGQPKSKITHLVFCTTSGVDMPGADYQLTRLLGLRPSVNRLMMYQQGCFAGGTVLRLAKDLAENNRGARVLVVCSEITAVTFRGPSESHLDSLVGQALFGDGAAAIIVGADPDPAIERPLFQIVSASQTIVPDSEGAIDGHLREVGLTFHLLKDVPGLISKNIEKSLVEAFKPLGIDDWNSIFWIAHPGGPAILDQVEAKIGLQKEKMQATRRVLSEYGNMSSACVLFILDEMRNRSAADGKATTGEGLEWGVLFGFGPGLTVETVVLHSMPIVAN from the exons ATGGCCGACCTCCAGGAGATCCGCCGGTCGCAGAGGGCCGAGGGACCCGCGGCGGTGCTCGCCATCGGCACCGCCACGCCGGCCAACGTCCTCTACCAAGCTGACTACCCCGACTACTACTTCCGCATCACCAAGAGCGACCACCTCACCGAGCTCAAGGAAAAGTTCAAGAGGATGT GCGACAAGTCGATGATCCGAAAGCGTTACATGCACCTCAACGAGGAGATCCTCAAGGAGAACCCCAACGTCTGCGCTTACATGGCGCCGTCGCTGGACGCGCGGCAGGACATAGTGGTGGTGGAGATTCCGAAGCTGGGGAAGGAGGCTGCCGTCAAGGCCATCAAGGAGTGGGGCCAGCCCAAGTCCAAGATCACCCACCTGGTCTTCTGCACCACCAGCGGAGTCGACATGCCCGGCGCCGACTACCAGCTCACCAGGCTCCTCGGCCTCCGCCCCTCCGTCAACCGCCTCATGATGTACCAGCAGGGCTGCTTCGCGGGCGGCACCGTGCTCCGCCTCGCCAAGGACCTGGCCGAGAACAACCGCGGCGCGCGCGTCCTCGTGGTTTGCTCCGAGATCACCGCCGTCACCTTCCGCGGGCCCTCGGAGTCCCACCTTGACAGCCTCGTCGGCCAGGCCTTGTTCGGGGACGGCGCTGCTGCCATCATCGTGGGGGCCGACCCGGACCCCGCGATCGAGCGGCCTCTGTTCCAGATCGTCTCCGCCAGCCAGACCATCGTCCCGGACTCCGAGGGCGCCATCGACGGCCACCTGAGGGAGGTCGGCCTCACGTTCCACCTTCTCAAGGACGTGCCGGGGCTGATATCCAAGAACATAGAGAAGAGCCTGGTGGAGGCGTTCAAGCCGCTAGGGATCGACGACTGGAACTCCATCTTCTGGATCGCGCACCCCGGCGGTCCGGCGATCCTCGACCAGGTGGAGGCCAAGATCGGACTGCAGAAGGAGAAGATGCAGGCGACGAGGCGCGTGCTCAGCGAGTACGGCAACATGTCGAGCGCCTGCGTGCTGTTCATCCTGGACGAGATGAGGAACCggtcggcggcggacggcaaggcGACCACCGGCGAGGGATTGGAGTGGGGAGTACTCTTCGGCTTCGGGCCCGGGCTGACCGTGGAAACCGTCGTCTTGCACAGTATGCCAATCGTTGCAAACTGA
- the LOC103987504 gene encoding uncharacterized RING finger protein C548.05c isoform X2: MMNRSRSVRETVQDLELRLGPSYLSKVGMPPADCLRTYREIILIDDDGDYDNRLINPPEHPEVAFSSYPYSSSWEHVIREEDLELRLGVGATHVHLGNSICGTNRLEFKFKDPNALKSGKASSSQYLCDFNEVKLKCAICMDTMKEETSTTCGHVFCCGCITNAIRVQRRCPTCREKLSLSNVHRIYLPGASS, encoded by the exons ATGATGAATCGATCGAGATCAGTCAGAGAAACTGTTCAAGATCTTGAGTTGAGACTCGGTCCTTCTTATCTATCTAAAGTTGGAATGCCGCCTGCTGATTGTCTAAGGACTTACCGTGAGATAATATTGATCGATGATGACGGCGATTATGACAACAGGCTGATAAACCCTCCTGAACATCCAGAAGTG GCATTTAGTTCCTACCCATATTCAAGTTCATGGGAACATGTAATTAGAGAAGAGGACTTGGAACTTCGTCTCGGAGTTGGAG CCACTCATGTCCATCTTGGGAATTCGATTTGTGGGACTAATAGATTGGAATTTAAATTTAAAGACCCAAATGCTCTGAAATCTGGCAAG GCATCTTCCAGCCAATACCTCTGTGACTTTAATGAGGTCAAATTGAAATGTGCAATCTGCATGGACACAATGAAGGAGGAGACATCCACGACCTGTGGGCACGTGTTTTGCTGCGGTTGCATCACCAACGCGATCCGCGTGCAGCGGAGATGCCCAACTTGCCGGGAGAAACTCTCTCTGAGCAATGTTCACCGCATATACCTCCCAGGAGCAAGTTCCTGA
- the LOC103987504 gene encoding uncharacterized protein LOC103987504 isoform X1, translating into MMNRSRSVRETVQDLELRLGPSYLSKVGMPPADCLRTYREIILIDDDGDYDNRLINPPEHPEVAFSSYPYSSSWEHVIREEDLELRLGVGATHVHLGNSICGTNRLEFKFKDPNALKSGKIRQASSSQYLCDFNEVKLKCAICMDTMKEETSTTCGHVFCCGCITNAIRVQRRCPTCREKLSLSNVHRIYLPGASS; encoded by the exons ATGATGAATCGATCGAGATCAGTCAGAGAAACTGTTCAAGATCTTGAGTTGAGACTCGGTCCTTCTTATCTATCTAAAGTTGGAATGCCGCCTGCTGATTGTCTAAGGACTTACCGTGAGATAATATTGATCGATGATGACGGCGATTATGACAACAGGCTGATAAACCCTCCTGAACATCCAGAAGTG GCATTTAGTTCCTACCCATATTCAAGTTCATGGGAACATGTAATTAGAGAAGAGGACTTGGAACTTCGTCTCGGAGTTGGAG CCACTCATGTCCATCTTGGGAATTCGATTTGTGGGACTAATAGATTGGAATTTAAATTTAAAGACCCAAATGCTCTGAAATCTGGCAAG ATACGACAGGCATCTTCCAGCCAATACCTCTGTGACTTTAATGAGGTCAAATTGAAATGTGCAATCTGCATGGACACAATGAAGGAGGAGACATCCACGACCTGTGGGCACGTGTTTTGCTGCGGTTGCATCACCAACGCGATCCGCGTGCAGCGGAGATGCCCAACTTGCCGGGAGAAACTCTCTCTGAGCAATGTTCACCGCATATACCTCCCAGGAGCAAGTTCCTGA